Genomic segment of Dromiciops gliroides isolate mDroGli1 chromosome 3, mDroGli1.pri, whole genome shotgun sequence:
CCTTGCAGCACTCCTTCCTGACGGAGGTGACCGGTGTCTATGAGATGGAGGGAGGGCTACTCAACCTACTCAATGACTTCCATTCTGGCCGGCTCCAGGCCTTTGGTAGGTTTgtaaaggggggtggggaagtgggGCATGTATGGAGGAGGGCTCTCGTTGGTCCAAAGTCTGGGGTACCAGGGATTCAAATTAGGATTAGAATGTagactccttgagagtagagattaattctttgtatttgatTTGCCAGaacagtgcctaacacacagtaggtgattaataaatgcttgctggttgcCAGGGCTTTAAAGGTGAGGCTCTCCCTTCCCTACCAGGTTGGAATTTGTGGTtagagcccccctccccccaccccagccttgtGGGATGAGCTTTGAGTGGTGTGGTGATAGAGGGGTTACCCCCTTCAGTGGGGCCGGGCTGTGACCTGCACTGGGCTCCTTGGCCGGGCAGGGAAGGAGTGTTCCTTTGAGCAGCTGGAGCATGTCCGGGAGATGCAGGAGAAGCTGGCTCGGCTGCACTTCAGCCTGGATGTgtgtggagaggaggaggaggatgacgaCGAGGCTGAGGCTGAAGGGCTGCCCCAGGAACAGAAGAAAACAGTGGCTGATCGGAACCTGGACCAGCTGCTTAGCAATGTGAGTTGGGAACGGGACTGTGAGGAGGCTGGGAATGAGAGGCATGAGCCCTCTGAGCTGGTGGGTACCCTCATGGGGCTGGAGCCTGACCCAGGATCCTGAGGGTGTGGGCTCCAGCTCCCTCCAAACCCCTTACCTTGGCCTGGGATGACCAGGGAGTGTCTCCATGACCCAGGGCTCAGGCCCAtccctctgattcttctctccccTTGCAGCTGGAGGACCTCAGCAACTCTATGTATCCTTCCTTGAGGAGGGGGGCTTCTTAGGATCTTTCCTGCCACCCTgggatggtttttgtttttgtttttgtttttttgcagggtcataggagttaagtgacttgctggtactttatccactgcgcaacctagctgccctgcttgggACAGTTTTTAACCCAGTAGGAACTGAACTGGGCTatgggatttagagccagaagggatcttagagtacccaaggtcacacagggacagaaccaggattccagaccagctcctctgactccacctGCCCATGGTAGCTGGCCCTTTCCttcccagccccccaaaaaaggatttgCTAAGCAGGCAAGTACAGTGGGTGAgattggaggggaaggggcagctaggtggtgcagtggataaagcaccggccctggattcaggagtatctgagttcaaattcggcctcagatacttgacatttactagctgcgtgaccctgggcaagccacttaacccccatagccccaccaaccccccctccaaaaaaaaggggTTGGAGGGGACAAGGTTTAACCTAATTATAAAGATGATTTTTCAAGAACTCCAGACAGCTTAGATCAAAGGCAGCATGGacttggggaaagagagagtatTGTACTTTGATTTCAGTGACAGACTTTGGTTCAAACACTGCTCGGTGTCTCCAAACCTACTTGCAGCTTAGGGATAAAACTGGCCCCcgatagaatttagaatttagaTAGAATTTAAAGGTTATAGGTAATGAATGTCGTCATAACCAGCATCCTCAGAGCTGAAGggaacatctagtccaatcctcaaTTGTCCGATAATGAAGCCGAgggccagagaggggaaggggactcaaggtcacacagcaaaagCTGGCTGTGGGGACAGATGAGGAAGGGCGGGCCCTAGAGTGCCA
This window contains:
- the CCDC28B gene encoding coiled-coil domain-containing protein 28B isoform X1; this encodes MDDKKKRRSPKPCLAQPAPPASALRRVPVPTSRSASFSLGLPHLPSPKQRTKFKRVTKEKGRPVLAGGGSAPAGTPLQHSFLTEVTGVYEMEGGLLNLLNDFHSGRLQAFGKECSFEQLEHVREMQEKLARLHFSLDVCGEEEEDDDEAEAEGLPQEQKKTVADRNLDQLLSNLEDLSNSIQKLHLAENAEPEEAPTA
- the CCDC28B gene encoding coiled-coil domain-containing protein 28B isoform X2, with protein sequence MDDKKKRRSPKPCLAQPAPPASALRRVPVPTSRSASFSLGLPHLPSPKQRTKFKRVTKEKGRPVLAGGGSAPAGTPLQHSFLTEVTGVYEMEGGLLNLLNDFHSGRLQAFGKECSFEQLEHVREMQEKLARLHFSLDVCGEEEEDDDEAEAEGLPQEQKKTVADRNLDQLLSNGHRS